A single Phragmites australis chromosome 4, lpPhrAust1.1, whole genome shotgun sequence DNA region contains:
- the LOC133916541 gene encoding classical arabinogalactan protein 9-like — translation MENVFLDQSSGSFEFRTRTVGRCQRGLGAPPATPRGAYSGSFPTCQPYSHHHLHKGSAWSSAPALPYARHPIYSSPSLPLVPSNQPPLLPLPPTATKYATFPCLPAAPPQPRAGRGAAATTTVPSGTAPAPRQRDRRRRPSRPPPSTEPPRVQKKKPLERATPLSPAPAATDAHALDDLEQVVTRTFVQDLLHALAPPPSSLPLPRFSLVVKELTPATAATRVVAPAAPSCDADAATADGIRGLLRL, via the coding sequence ATGGAAAACGTTTTCCTGGATCAATCCTCCGGAAGCTTTGAGTTCAGGACAAGGACCGTCGGCCGCTGCCAGCGGGGTCTCGGCGCTCCACCGGCGACGCCGCGCGGCGCATACAGCGGCTCCTTCCCTACGTGCCAGCCATACAgccatcatcacctgcacaaaGGCAGCGCGTGGAGCTCGGCTCCAGCACTTCCGTACGCGAGGCATCCAATATACTCGTCGCCATCTCTTCCTCTCGTGCCGTCCAACCAACCGCCTCTCCTGCCGCTCCCTCCCACCGCCACCAAGTACGCCACTTTCCCCTGCCTCCCAGCTGCTCCACCACAGCCACGCGCCGGCAGGGGCGCAGCGGCAACCACCACCGTTCCATCAGGGACAGCCCCTGCACCGCGCCAGAGGgataggaggaggaggccgtcaaggccgccgccgtcgacggAGCCTCCCAGGGTGCAGAAGAAGAAGCCGCTGGAGCGGGCGACACCTctgtcgccggcgccggcggcgaccgATGCGCATGCGCTGGACGACCTCGAGCAGGTGGTGACCAGGACCTTCGTCCAGGACCTGCTGCACGCGCTCGCGCCGCCGCCCAGCAGCCTGCCGCTGCCCAGGTTCTCCCTCGTCGTGAAAGAGTTGACGCCCGCCACGGCTGCCACCAGGGTGGTGGCGCCGGCAGCGCCGTCCTGCGACGCGGATGCCGCCACTGCCGACGGTATCCGCGGCCTCCTCCGCCTGTAG
- the LOC133916543 gene encoding small GTPase LIP1-like isoform X1: MFWKDSGGRSSSGSGREQNGVGPFGHVRVLIVGDSGVGKSSLVHLILKGSAIAQPAQTVGCTVGIKHITYGSAGGSSNNISDAERNFFVELWDVSGHERYKECRSIFYTQINGVIFVYDLSQRKTKTNLNKWAVEVAETGTFSAPLGSGGPGGLPVPYLVIANKVDVVPRDGTRVSSGNLVDLARQWAEKQGLLRCSEELPLTESFPGNSGLVSAAKQARYDKEAMIKFFRMLIRRRYFSNEPPAPSPWSHTPRKDTILPVETLGVDVDSFQRKSYGDEGFMYNGVTPLSAQRNLTPPPTLSPQQPVFSSDNYRYHRFSSPSLPDVSSNRTSREDIDV; encoded by the exons ATGTTTTGGAAGGACAGCGGCGGCcggagcagcagcggcagcggccGGGAGCAGAACGGCGTGGGCCCCTTCGGCCATGTGCGCGTCCTCATCGTCGGTGATTCAG gtgTTGGGAAATCTTCATTGGTGCATCTCATTTTAAAAGGTTCTGCCATTGCTCAACCAGCCCAAACAGTAGGATGCACAGTGGGCATTAAA CATATTACATATGGAAGTGCGGGCGGTTCGTCTAATAACATCAGCGATGCTGAAAGGAACTTCTTCGTTGAGCTTTGGGATGTCTCAGGACATGAACGTTACAAAGAATGTCGTTCGATTTTCTATACGCAAATTAATG GTGTCATATTTGTTTATGACCTCTCTCAGAGGAAGACCAAGACAAATTTGAATAAATGGGCAGTTGAAGTTGCTGAAACTGGCACTTTTTCAGCTCCACTTGGATCTGGTGGACCAGGAGGACTTCCAGTGCCTTACCTGGtaattgctaataaagtggatgtcGTTCCAAGAGATGGTACAAGAGTAAGCAGCGGGAATCTTGTTGATCTTGCTCGTCAATGGGCTGAGAAGCAGGGCCTTCTTCGATGTAGTGAAGAACTTCCACTCACAGAGAGCTTTCCTGGGAACTCTGGTCTCGTGTCG GCTGCCAAACAAGCAAGGTATGACAAGGAAGCCATGATCAAGTTTTTCCGCATG TTGATCAGAAGAAGATATTTTTCAAATGAGCCTCCTGCCCCAAGTCCCTGGTCTCATACTCCGAGAAAAGATACCATCCTTCCTGTAGAGACTCTTGGAGTTGACGTTGATAGCTTCCAAAGGAAAAG CTATGGTGATGAGGGCTTTATGTACAATGGAGTAACCCCACTGTCAGCACAGAGGAACCTCACACCGCCACCAACACTCAGTCCGCAGCAGCCGGTGTTTTCCTCAGATAACTACAGATATCACAGATTCTCCTCACCGTCGCTTCCAGACGTAAGCAGCAATAGAACAAGCCGAGAAGATATTGACGTGTGA
- the LOC133916543 gene encoding small GTPase LIP1-like isoform X2, with product MNVHLDELIHHVQIYDGVGKSSLVHLILKGSAIAQPAQTVGCTVGIKHITYGSAGGSSNNISDAERNFFVELWDVSGHERYKECRSIFYTQINGVIFVYDLSQRKTKTNLNKWAVEVAETGTFSAPLGSGGPGGLPVPYLVIANKVDVVPRDGTRVSSGNLVDLARQWAEKQGLLRCSEELPLTESFPGNSGLVSAAKQARYDKEAMIKFFRMLIRRRYFSNEPPAPSPWSHTPRKDTILPVETLGVDVDSFQRKSYGDEGFMYNGVTPLSAQRNLTPPPTLSPQQPVFSSDNYRYHRFSSPSLPDVSSNRTSREDIDV from the exons gtgTTGGGAAATCTTCATTGGTGCATCTCATTTTAAAAGGTTCTGCCATTGCTCAACCAGCCCAAACAGTAGGATGCACAGTGGGCATTAAA CATATTACATATGGAAGTGCGGGCGGTTCGTCTAATAACATCAGCGATGCTGAAAGGAACTTCTTCGTTGAGCTTTGGGATGTCTCAGGACATGAACGTTACAAAGAATGTCGTTCGATTTTCTATACGCAAATTAATG GTGTCATATTTGTTTATGACCTCTCTCAGAGGAAGACCAAGACAAATTTGAATAAATGGGCAGTTGAAGTTGCTGAAACTGGCACTTTTTCAGCTCCACTTGGATCTGGTGGACCAGGAGGACTTCCAGTGCCTTACCTGGtaattgctaataaagtggatgtcGTTCCAAGAGATGGTACAAGAGTAAGCAGCGGGAATCTTGTTGATCTTGCTCGTCAATGGGCTGAGAAGCAGGGCCTTCTTCGATGTAGTGAAGAACTTCCACTCACAGAGAGCTTTCCTGGGAACTCTGGTCTCGTGTCG GCTGCCAAACAAGCAAGGTATGACAAGGAAGCCATGATCAAGTTTTTCCGCATG TTGATCAGAAGAAGATATTTTTCAAATGAGCCTCCTGCCCCAAGTCCCTGGTCTCATACTCCGAGAAAAGATACCATCCTTCCTGTAGAGACTCTTGGAGTTGACGTTGATAGCTTCCAAAGGAAAAG CTATGGTGATGAGGGCTTTATGTACAATGGAGTAACCCCACTGTCAGCACAGAGGAACCTCACACCGCCACCAACACTCAGTCCGCAGCAGCCGGTGTTTTCCTCAGATAACTACAGATATCACAGATTCTCCTCACCGTCGCTTCCAGACGTAAGCAGCAATAGAACAAGCCGAGAAGATATTGACGTGTGA